The proteins below are encoded in one region of Brassica napus cultivar Da-Ae chromosome A6, Da-Ae, whole genome shotgun sequence:
- the LOC125609986 gene encoding uncharacterized protein LOC125609986, with the protein MAQDDAAFGAPGEEPTPTPAAAPPITSDFMSSVMARLARQDEVQKTTNDQLAALVAVLTAPDGQTSRPQQTRRRLFNTNLTATGVDHISDDSEPNDTLLADALPAGSDLTTIRELAELKLSLQQMGEKIHQVTSAAPQIESVLAAISRTPFTRALTSVQLGKIEKLRLPEYKPGGDPVEHMTAFNIAMARARLPDDERDAGYCQLFVETLHEQAQTWFSQLEENSIGCFRDLSAAFLKTYIMFIKRSATAFSLWNLNQKKDQSLREYMEKFKAVVSKIEIPDGIAIDALRNTLWVHSKFREDLYQNPTKSLQDAIARSDNFI; encoded by the coding sequence ATGGCTCAAGACGACGCCGCCTTCGGCGCTCCAGGCGAGGAACCGACGCCTACGCCTGCGGCCGCGCCGCCCATCACCTCAGATTTCATGAGCTCCGTCATGGCTCGACTCGCTCGCCAAGACGAAGTCCAAAAGACAACCAACGACCAACTCGCTGCGTTGGTCGCGGTGCTCACAGCTCCTGACGGACAAACGAGCCGTCCCCAGCAGACACGCCGCCGCCTCTTCAACACAAACCTTACGGCAACCGGAGTCGACCATATCTCTGACGACTCGGAGCCTAACGACACCCTTCTCGCGGATGCTCTCCCAGCAGGTTCAGATCTCACAACAATACGCGAGCTCGCCGAGCTCAAACTCAGCCTTCAACAGATGGGCGAGAAGATCCACCAAGTAACCAGCGCAGCTCCGCAAATCGAGAGTGTACTCGCCGCAATCTCGCGTACTCCTTTTACTCGCGCGCTAACTAGCGTGCAACTCGGAAAGATAGAGAAGCTGCGCCTACCTGAGTATAAGCCCGGCGGAGACCCGGTGGAACATATGACAGCTTTTAACATCGCGATGGCACGAGCTCGACTCCCTGACGACGAAAGGGATGCAGGTTACTGCCAGCTTTTCGTTGAGACTCTTCACGAGCAAGCCCAGACTTGGTTCTCCCAGTTGGAGGAGAACTCAATCGGATGTTTCCGCGACCTATCAGCAGCTTTTCTCAAGACATACATCATGTTCATAAAGCGCAGCGCCACCGCATTCAGCTTATGGAACCTCAATCAGAAGAAGGACCAGAGCCTGCGCGAGTACATGGAGAAATTCAAAGCCGTAGTGTCAAAGATTGAGATCCCAGACGGGATCGCTATCGACGCCTTGCGCAATACCTTGTGGGTCCACTCAAAGTTCCGAGAAGACCTGTACCAGAACCCAACCAAGTCGCTCCAAGACGCTATCGCGCGCTCCGATAACTTCATCTGA
- the LOC125609985 gene encoding uncharacterized protein LOC125609985, translated as MALAVVEAARKLRPYFQSHSVEVLTDQPLRTILQNTNRSGRLTKWAIELDELDITYKNRTAAKSQVLADFLVELAPELEQDLTLPSSNWTLHVDGSSTNKGAGAGVQLQSPTGELIRQSFSFGFPASNNEAEYESLIAGLRLAKAVKAKRLSFYCDSQLVASQFSGDYDARNDRMDAYLKIVQSLAAKFEFFELIKVPRGENVCADALAALGSKLRDQVKRTIPIHRIEKPSIDVLTDQTLVAQVVEPATPDDDEFDPDWRTEFIDYLSKGELPAEKWAARRLKTRSAHYVVLDNELHRWTASKVLLKCIHGDETSRVMAETHEGTGGNHSGGRALAIKVRSLGFLWPTMNTDCESYARSCDKCQRHAPSIHCPTEMLRTTTAPYSFMRWAMDIIGPLPRSRQRRFILVLTDYFTKWIEAEAYAQVTDKEVCGFVWKNIICRHGLPYEIVTDNGSQFMSGNFKEFCGKWNIRLSPSTPRYPQGNGQAESSNKLIIDGIKKRLDLKKGHWADELDGVLWSHRTTPRGSTKSTPFSLAYGVEAWLLLKLTFQASDVPRCLNTSSSTRRCCSTPSTR; from the coding sequence ATGGCTTTAGCAGTCGTTGAAGCAGCGAGAAAACTACGACCGTATTTCCAGTCGCATTCCGTGGAAGTACTGACTGATCAGCCTCTCCGAACGATACTCCAGAACACCAACAGATCCGGCAGACTCACAAAGTGGGCCATTGAACTCGACGAGCTCGATATCACCTACAAGAACCGCACGGCAGCGAAATCCCAGGTTCTTGccgacttcttggtcgaactggCCCCAGAATTGGAGCAAGATCTCACACTCCCAAGCTCAAACTGGACGCTGCACGTCGATGGATCGTCGACCAACAAGGGAGCAGGTGCTGGAGTCCAACTACAGTCCCCAACCGGTGAGCTAATCAGACAGTCTTTCAGCTTTGGCTTTCCCGCGTCAAACAACGAGGCAGAATACGAATCTCTGATCGCAGGACTTCGCTTAGCAAAAGCCGTAAAAGCTAAACGACTAAGCTTTTattgcgactcccagttagtcgCCAGTCAGTTCAGCGGCGACTACGACGCCCGCAACGATCGAATGGACGCCTATCTCAAAATAGTGCAAAGCCTGGCAGCAAAGTTCGAATTCTTCGAACTCATCAAAGTTCCGAGAGGCGAGAACGTCTGCGCTGACGCCCTCGCCGCCCTTGGCAGCAAGCTTCGTGATCAAGTGAAACGAACCATTCCGATACATCGTATCGAGAAACCAAGCATCGACGTCCTAACCGATCAAACCCTCGTTGCCCAAGTCGTTGAACCCGCTACTCCAGACGACGATGAGTTTGACCCAGATTGGAGAACTGAATTCATCGACTACCTCTCGAAGGGGGAACTCCCAgccgaaaaatgggcagctcgcCGGCTAAAAACCCGTAGCGCCCATTACGTCGTTCTCGACAATGAACTGCATAGATGGACTGCGAGTAAGGTGCTCTTAAAATGCATCCATGGCGACGAGACATCAAGGGTTATGGCAGAAACGCACGAAGGCACTGGTGGAAATCATTCGGGCGGACGTGCGTTGGCAATAAAAGTAAGGAGCTTGGGTTTCTTATGGCCAACAATGAACACGGACTGCGAGTCTTACGCGAGAAGCTGCGACAAGTGCCAACGGCACGCACCCAGCATCCATTGTCCAACCGAAATGTTGCGAACAACCACCGCTCCCTACTCGTTCATGCGATGGGCGATGGACATCATAGGACCACTTCCCCGTTCCCGCCAAAGACGCTTCATCCTCGTCCTCACCGACTACTTCACCAAATGGATCGAAGCCGAAGCATACGCTCAAGTCACAGACAAAGAAGTCTGCGGTTTcgtctggaaaaacatcattTGCCGCCATGGTCTACCTTATGAAATTGTTACCGACAACGGATCGCAGTTCATGTCAGGTAATTTCAAGGAGTTCTGTGGCAAGTGGAACATTCGACTAAGCCCCTCCACTCCTCGTTACCCGCAAGGTAACGGCCAGGCAGAATCCTCCAACAAACTCATCATCGATGGCATCAAGAAGCGTCTGGACCTGAAAAAGGGTCactgggccgacgaactcgacggAGTCCTATGGAGCCACCGCACAACCCCGCGAGGATCGACTAAATCGACTCCTTTCTCCCTCGCCTACGGTGTCGAAGCATGGCTCCTGCTGAAGTTAACGTTTCAAGCCTCCGACGTTCCAAGATGCCTCAATACGTCGAGCTCAACAAGGAGATGCTGCTCGACGCCCTCGACGAGATAG
- the LOC106348066 gene encoding dicarboxylate transporter 2.1, chloroplastic translates to MESFALHSLSTTATSASFSHHPSRQSLLRRISSRSPPSSISLRSHSVKPLAFPLLKPIHRFSTRIAAAPRDDSPPPPPSPQPPQGAKLVPLILSLSVGLILRFAVSVPEGVTPQGWQLLSIFLSTIAGLVLSPLPVGAWAFIGLTASIVTKTLSFSAAFSAFTSEVIWLIVISFFFARGFVKTGLGDRIATYFVKWLGKSTLGLSYGLTLSEALIAPAMPSTTARAGGIFLPIIKSLSLSAGSKPGDPSSRKLGSYLIQSQFQCAGNSSALFLTAAAQNLLCLKLAEELGVVIANPWVSWFKAASLPAIISLLCTPLILYKLYPPETKDTPDAPGIAALKLKQMGPVTKNEWIMVGTMLLAVTLWICGETLGIPSVVAAMIGLSILLLLGVLNWDDCLSEKSAWDTLAWFAVLVGMAGQLTNLGVVSWMSDCVAKTLQSLSLSWPAAFGLLQAAYFFIHYLFASQTGHVGALFSAFLAMNIAAGVPGILAALALAYNTNLFGALTHYSSGQAAVYYGAGYVDLPDVFKIGFVMATINAIIWGVVGTFWWKFLGLY, encoded by the exons ATGGAGAGCTTCGCACTCCACTCCCTCTCCACCACCGCCACTTCCGCTTCATTCTCCCACCATCCCTCACGCCAATCTCTCCTCCGCCGTATCTCATCGAGATCTCCGCCTTCATCCATCTCTCTCCGATCTCACTCCGTCAAACCTCTCGCCTTCCCTCTCCTCAAACCAATCCACCGCTTCTCCACACGCATCGCCGCCGCGCCACGCGACGACTCTCCTCCCCCTCCTCCGTCTCCTCAACCGCCGCAAGGAGCGAAGCTAGTTCCTCTCATCCTCTCCCTCTCCGTCGGTCTAATCCTCCGATTCGCCGTCTCAGTCCCGGAAGGAGTCACCCCGCAAGGCTGGCAACTCCTCTCGATCTTCCTCTCTACAATCGCTGGCCTCGTCCTCAGCCCTCTCCCCGTCGGAGCTTGGGCCTTCATCGGCCTAACGGCTTCGATCGTGACCAAAACGCTTTCCTTCTCAGCAGCTTTCTCGGCATTCACGAGCGAGGTTATCTGGCTCATcgtcatctccttcttcttcgctCGTGGATTCGTCAAGACGGGGCTCGGAGATAGAATCGCTACTTACTTTGTGAAGTGGCTTGGGAAGAGCACTTTAGGGCTTTCTTATGGGCTTACGCTTAGTGAGGCCTTGATTGCTCCTGCTATGCCTAGCACCACGGCTAGAGCCGGTGGCATTTTCTTGCCGATCATCAAGTCGTTGTCTCTCTCTGCTGGAAGTAAGCCTGGAGATCCTTCTTCGAGGAAACTTGGGTCGTATCTGATCCAATCTCAGTTCCAg TGTGCTGGAAACTCTAGTGCTCTTTTCTTAACTGCCGCAGCTCAGAATTTGCTGTGTCTCAAGTTAGCGGAGGAGCTTGGAGTAGTGATTGCAAACCCGTGGGTTTCTTGGTTTAAGGCTGCGAGTCTACCTGCAATCATATCACTTCTTTGTACTCCACTTATCCTTTATAAGCTTTATCCTCCAGAGACCAAGGACACACCGGATGCTCCTGGTATTGCTGCATTGAAACTCAAGCAGATGGGTCCTGTTACTAAAAACGAATGGATCATGGTCGGTACAATGCTTCTTGCTGTCACTCTTTGGATCTGCGG AGAGACTCTCGGAATACCAAGTGTTGTAGCTGCAATGATCGGTCTCTCCATACTTCTTCTCCTTGGTGTACTCAACTGGGACGATTGCCTTAGCGAAAAATCAGCATGGGACACATTAGCTTGGTTTGCTGTCTTGGTGGGCATGGCAGGGCAGCTCACAAACCTCGGTGTTGTGTCATGGATGTCTGATTGCGTAGCCAAAACTCTCCAATCTCTTTCCTTGAGCTGGCCTGCTGCCTTTGGTCTTCTCCAAGCAGCTTACTTCTTCATCCACTACCTTTTCGCGAGCCAGACAGGTCATGTTGGAGCTCTCTTCTCGGCTTTCTTAGCTATGAATATAGCAGCAGGTGTTCCAGGCATATTAGCTGCACTTGCTTTAGCGTACAACACCAATCTTTTTGGTGCTTTGACTCATTACAGTAGCGGTCAAGCGGCTGTCTACTATGGAG CGGGTTATGTTGATCTACCTGATGTATTCAAGATTGGATTCGTGATGGCAACCATTAATGCGATCATCTGGGGAGTAGTTGGAACTTTCTGGTGGAAGTTTTTGGGTCTCTATTGA
- the LOC106348067 gene encoding protein EXORDIUM-like 2, which produces MAHNYRFAIFLTLLSAIAGLSAGALVEEQPLVLKYHNGVLLKGNVTVNLIWYGKFTPIQRSVIVDFIRSLNSKDASSSAAPSVASWWKTTEKYKGGSSTLVVGKQLLLENYPLGKSLKNPYLRSLSTKLNGGLRSITVILTAKDVTVEGFCMNRCGSHGTSVSKPRRAANGAAYIWVGNSETMCPGYCAWPFHQPIYGPQTPPLVAPNGDVGVDGMIINLATLLANTVTNPFNNGYYQGPPTAPLEAVSACTGIFGSGSYPGYPGQVLVDKTTGSSYNARGLAGRKYLLPAMWDPQTSTCKTLV; this is translated from the coding sequence ATGGCTCATAATTACCGTTTTGCCATCTTCCTCACTTTACTCTCTGCCATCGCTGGTCTTTCCGCCGGCGCCTTGGTCGAGGAGCAGCCGCTTGTTCTGAAATACCACAACGGTGTTCTCTTGAAAGGAAACGTAACCGTCAATCTCATTTGGTACGGAAAGTTCACACCCATCCAACGGTCCGTGATCGTCGACTTCATCCGCTCGCTCAACTCCAAAGACGCCTCATCCTCCGCCGCTCCTTCCGTCGCTTCCTGGTGGAAGACGACTGAGAAATACAAAGGCGGATCCTCGACGCTCGTCGTCGGGAAACAGCTTCTCCTCGAGAACTATCCTCTCGGAAAATCCCTCAAGAACCCTTACCTCCGTTCTTTATCCACCAAACTTAACGGCGGTCTCCGTTCTATAACCGTTATCTTAACGGCGAAAGACGTCACCGTCGAGGGTTTCTGTATGAACCGATGCGGGTCACACGGAACCTCTGTTTCCAAGCCCCGTCGCGCCGCTAACGGCGCCGCTTACATCTGGGTTGGTAACTCCGAGACGATGTGTCCTGGTTACTGCGCGTGGCCGTTTCACCAACCTATTTACGGACCGCAAACACCGCCGTTAGTTGCGCCTAACGGTGACGTTGGGGTTGACGGAATGATCATAAACCTCGCTACACTTCTAGCTAACACCGTCACGAATCCGTTTAATAACGGATACTACCAAGGCCCACCAACTGCACCGCTCGAGGCTGTATCTGCTTGTACTGGTATATTCGGGTCGGGTTCTTACCCAGGCTACCCGGGTCAGGTCCTCGTCGACAAAACAACCGGGTCTAGTTACAATGCTCGTGGACTCGCCGGAAGGAAATATCTTTTACCGGCGATGTGGGATCCACAGACTTCAACGTGTAAAACTCTTGTCTGA
- the LOC106348065 gene encoding bifunctional riboflavin biosynthesis protein RIBA 1, chloroplastic yields MSSINLSSSSPSTISLSRFRLSQSSSTPIHRVTVPSNHPPSFSIKTTGKVKASVISREDDLLSYTNGNAPIQDPLQADSVSLGTLASSDSANAPPNGFVAEDDDYELDLPTPGFSSIPEAIQDIRQGKLVVVVDDEDRENEGDLVMAAQLATPEAMAFIVKHGTGIVCVSMKEDDLERLNLPLMVNQKENEEKLCTAFTVTVDAKHGTTTGVSARDRATTILSLASRDSKPEDFNRPGHIFPLKYREGGVLKRAGHTEASVDLTVLAGLDPVGVLCEIVDDDGSMARLPKLRQFAAENSLKIVSIADLIRYRRKRDKLVERSSAARIPTMWGPFTAYCYKSILDGIEHIAMVKGEIGDGQDILVRVHSECLTGDIFGSARCDCGNQLSLSMQQIESAGRGVLVYLRGHEGRGIGLGHKLRAYNLQDAGRDTVEANEELGLPVDSREYGIGAQILRDLGVRTMKLMTNNPAKYVGLKGYGLAIVGRVPLLSLITKENKRYLETKRTKMGHMYGLKFNGDVVEKTDDAETT; encoded by the exons ATGTCTTCCATCAATCTATCGTCTTCGTCTCCTTCCACCATTTCTCTTTCCCGCTTCAG ATTGAGCCAAAGTTCTAGTACACCGATCCACCGTGTTACTGTGCCATCTAACCACCCACCATCGTTCTCAATTAAAACCACTGGAAAAGTCAAAGCTTCAGTGATCTCCAGAGAAGACGATCTCCTCTCTTACACCAACGGAAACGCTCCCATCCAAGATCCATTACAGGCGGATTCAGTTTCCCTCGGAACACTTGCTTCTTCAGATTCAGCGAACGCACCACCGAATGGTTTCGTCGCTGAAGATGACGACTACGAGCTGGATTTGCCTACGCCTGGCTTCTCTTCCATCCCTGAGGCCATTCAAGACATTCGCCAAGGAAAg CTTGTGGTGGTTGTGGATGATGAAGATAGAGAAAACGAAGGAGACTTGGTAATGGCTGCTCAGTTAGCTACACCTGAAGCTATGGCTTTTATTGTCAAACATGGGACTGGGATAGTCTGTGTGAGTATGAAGGAAGATGATCTCGAGAGGTTGAACCTTCCTCTTATGGTGAATCAGAAGGAGAACGAAGAAAAGCTCTGCACTGCATTCACAGTCACTGTC GATGCAAAGCATGGTACAACGACAGGAGTATCAGCACGTGACAGGGCGACAACGATACTCTCCCTTGCTTCAAGAGACTCAAAGCCTGAAGATTTCAACCGCCCAGGGCATATCTTTCCGCTCAAGTACCGAGAAGGAGGGGTTTTGAAAAGAGCTGGACACACTGAAGCATCTGTTGATCTCACTGTTTTAGCTGGATTAGATCCTGTTGGAGTACTGTGTGAGATCGttgatgatgatggctccaTGGCTAGATTACCAAAGCTCCGTCAGTTTGCAGCTGAGAATAGCCTGAAGATTGTCTCCATTGCTGATTTGATCAG ATATCGAAGGAAGAGAGATAAGTTAGTGGAACGTTCCTCTGCAGCTCGGATCCCAACAATGTGGGGACCTTTCACAGCTTATTGCTACAAATCTATATTAGACGGCATAGAGCACATTGCAATGGTTAAG GGAGAGATAGGTGACGGTCAAGACATTCTAGTGAGGGTTCATTCAGAATGTCTCACGGGAGACATATTTGGATCAGCGAGGTGTGATTGCGGGAACCAGCTATCTCTTTCGATGCAGCAGATCGAGTCTGCTGGTCGTGGTGTGTTGGTTTACCTGCGTGGACATGAAGGAAGAGGGATTGGTTTAGGACATAAGCTCCGAGCTTACAATCTGCAAGATGCTGGTCGTGACACGGTTGAAGCTAATGAGGAGTTAGGACTTCCTGTTGATTCTAGAGAGTATGGAATTGGTGCACAG ATACTAAGGGACTTGGGAGTGAGGACGATGAAGCTGATGACAAATAATCCGGCTAAGTATGTTGGTCTGAAGGGATATGGATTAGCCATTGTGGGAAGAGTCCCTCTCTTGAGTCTTATCACAAAGGAAAATAAGAGATATTTGGAGACAAAGAGGACTAAGATGGGTCACATGTATGGCTTGAAGTTCAATGGTGATGTTGTGGAGAAGACTGATGATGCTGAAACCACCTGA
- the LOC106351917 gene encoding splicing factor 3B subunit 1-like: protein MADIDPLIAKTQEERRRLESDLERVSLASVTLDRDLYGGNDRDSYSTSIAPYDDEDPNLDAHGSLVAQRLASYTAPKSILNDVARLHSEDYDDGGFKPRQTIAEREGEYRNRRLNRVLSPDRVDPFAMGEKTPDPSVRTYNDHMRETAVQREREETLRLIAKKKKEAEEAAKKQKDSELSKKRHRWEEAEEDGGGATSSKKGKASDSDWDTADSTPGRVSDATPSVGRRNRWDERTPGRVTDSDATPSGVTWDATPKGSATPTPKRQRSRWDETPATVAGVTPTAAYYTLGVTPFGGIDMATPAPGPIDLRGAMTPDQYNQARWEKEIEERNKPMSDEELDAMFPKGYKVLNQPASYVPIRSPARKAIGTPTPMTTPGYIIPEENRRQQYDVPPELPGGLPFMKPEDYQYFGALLNEEKEEELSPDEQKERKIMALLLKVKNGTPAQRKTALRQLTDKAREFGAGPLFNKILPLLMQPTLEDQERHLLVKVIDRILYKLDELVRPFVHKILVVIEPLLIDDDYYARAEGREIISNLSKAAGLATMIAAMRPDIDNADEYVRNTTARAFAVVASALGIPALLPFLKAVCQSKKSWQARHTGIKIVQQIAILIGCAVLPHLNSLVELIEHGLSDENLKVRTITSLSLAALAEASAPYGIESFDSVLILLWKGIRSHRGKVLAAFLKAIGFIIPLMDAIHARCYTKEVMLILIREFQSPDEEMKKIVLKVVKQCVSTEGVEVDYIRSDVLPEFFKHLWVKRMALDKRNYKPLVETTVEIANKVGVADIVERLVSGLKDESELYRRMVMEAIDKIVTNLGASDIVARSEELLIDGILYAFQEQTNDDANVMLNGFGAVVNGLGPRVKPYLPQICGTIKWRLTYKSANVRQQAADLISRIAVVMKQCGDEQLMGHLGVVLYEYLGEEYPEVLGSVLGALKAIVNVIGMTKMTPPIKDLLPRLTPILKNRHEKVQENCIDLVGRIADRGAEFVPAREWMRICFELLEMLKAHKKGIRRATVNTFGYIAKAIGPQDVLATLLNNLRVQERQNRVCTTVAIAIVAETCSPFTVLPALVNEYRVPELNVQNGVLKSLSFLFEYIGEMGKDYIYAVTPLLEDALMDRDLVHRQTAASAVKHMALGVAGLGCEDALVHLLNLIWPNIFETSPHVMNAVMEAIEGMRVALGGAVILNYCLQGLFHPARKVREVYWKIYNSLYIGAQDTLVAAYPVFENEQTNVYRRPELAMFV, encoded by the coding sequence ATGGCGGATATAGATCCCTTGATCGCCAAGACTCAAGAGGAGAGACGGAGGTTAGAATCAGACCTCGAGCGAGTTTCCCTCGCGTCTGTGACTCTCGATCGCGATCTCTACGGAGGCAACGACCGTGATTCCTACTCGACTTCCATCGCACCCTACGACGACGAGGATCCCAATCTCGACGCCCACGGGTCGCTTGTGGCTCAGCGTCTTGCCTCTTACACCGCTCCCAAGTCTATCCTCAACGACGTGGCTCGGCTTCACAGCGAAGATTATGACGACGGTGGATTCAAGCCGAGGCAGACTATTGCGGAGCGCGAAGGTGAGTATCGGAACAGGAGACTTAATCGTGTTCTCTCTCCGGATAGAGTCGATCCGTTTGCTATGGGAGAGAAGACGCCTGATCCGAGTGTTAGAACTTATAATGATCATATGAGGGAGACGGCTGTGCAGAGGGAGAGGGAGGAAACTTTGAGGCTTATtgctaagaagaagaaggaagcgGAAGAAGCTGCCAAGAAACAGAAAGATTCTGAGCTTTCTAAGAAGAGGCACAGGTGGGaggaagctgaagaagacggTGGTGGTGCAACCTCTTCAAAAAAAGGTAAAGCATCAGATTCTGATTGGGATACAGCTGACTCAACTCCAGGGAGAGTTTCTGATGCCACACCATCTGTTGGAAGAAGGAACAGATGGGACGAGCGCACACCTGGTCGTGTGACTGATTCCGATGCAACTCCTTCAGGTGTTACTTGGGACGCGACTCCAAAAGGGTCTGCAACTCCGACCCCAAAGCGTCAACGTTCTAGGTGGGATGAGACACCAGCCACTGTGGCTGGAGTGACTCCTACTGCTGCCTACTACACCCTTGGTGTCACTCCATTCGGTGGGATTGATATGGCTACTCCAGCTCCGGGTCCGATTGATCTGCGTGGTGCTATGACTCCGGATCAGTACAATCAGGCGAGGTGGGAGAAGGAAATTGAAGAGAGAAACAAACCAATGAGTGATGAAGAGCTTGACGCCATGTTTCCTAAAGGATACAAGGTTTTGAACCAGCCTGCTTCTTATGTTCCCATCCGAAGCCCTGCTAGGAAGGCTATAGGAACCCCGACACCCATGACAACTCCTGGCTACATTATTCCCGAGGAAAACCGCCGGCAGCAGTATGATGTGCCCCCGGAACTTCCTGGTGGGCTGCCGTTTATGAAACCAGAGGATTATCAGTATTTCGGAGCGCTGTTGAATGAAGAGAAGGAGGAAGAACTGTCTCCTGATGAGCAGAAAGAACGCAAAATAATGGCATTGTTGTTGAAGGTGAAAAACGGAACGCCTGCACAGAGGAAAACAGCTTTGAGGCAGCTTACTGATAAGGCCCGTGAGTTTGGCGCTGGTcctttgtttaataaaatcttGCCCTTGCTCATGCAACCCACTTTGGAAGACCAAGAGAGGCATCTTTTGGTGAAAGTGATTGATAGGATTCTGTACAAACTTGATGAGCTTGTAAGGCCTTTCGTCCACAAGATTCTCGTTGTTATTGAGCCTCTGTTGATCGATGACGATTATTATGCTCGTGCAGAAGGGAGAGAAATTATCTCTAACCTTAGCAAAGCAGCTGGTTTAGCCACAATGATTGCAGCTATGCGTCCCGATATTGATAACGCTGATGAATACGTGAGGAACACAACAGCGAGAGCTTTCGCTGTGGTCGCTTCAGCGCTTGGAATCCCTGCACTCTTGCCCTTCCTGAAAGCTGTTTGCCAGAGTAAGAAGTCATGGCAGGCACGACACACTGGAATCAAGATTGTGCAGCAGATTGCCATACTAATTGGCTGTGCCGTTTTGCCTCACTTAAATTCTCTAGTAGAACTTATCGAACACGGTCTCAGTGATGAAAACCTGAAGGTTAGGACTATTACGTCCTTGTCACTGGCTGCTCTCGCCGAGGCTTCTGCTCCTTACGGTATTGAGAGCTTCGACTCTGTTCTTATTCTTCTGTGGAAAGGTATTAGGTCTCACCGTGGCAAAGTCTTGGCTGCGTTCTTGAAGGCGATTGGTTTTATCATCCCTTTGATGGATGCTATCCATGCGAGATGCTATACAAAAGAAGTGATGCTGATCTTGATTAGGGAGTTCCAGTCGCCTGAtgaagagatgaagaagattgTACTCAAGGTGGTGAAACAGTGTGTAAGTACCGAAGGTGTTGAAGTGGATTACATCCGCAGCGATGTTCTGCCTGAGTTTTTCAAACATTTGTGGGTTAAGAGAATGGCTCTGGATAAAAGAAACTATAAGCCGCTTGTTGAAACTACTGTTGAGATTGCGAACAAGGTCGGTGTTGCAGATATCGTGGAAAGATTGGTTAGTGGACTTAAAGATGAGAGTGAATTGTACCGGCGTATGGTTATGGAAGCCATTGACAAGATTGTCACAAACTTGGGAGCATCGGATATTGTTGCGAGATCGGAGGAGCTGCTCATAGATGGCATTCTTTATGCTTTCCAAGAACAGACAAACGACGATGCTAATGTGATGCTTAATGGGTTCGGTGCTGTAGTGAATGGACTTGGTCCGCGAGTAAAGCCTTACCTTCCTCAGATCTGTGGTACCATCAAGTGGCGGTTAACCTACAAGAGTGCAAACGTAAGACAGCAAGCCGCTGATCTCATCTCTAGAATCGCTGTTGTTATGAAGCAGTGTGGAGACGAACAGTTGATGGGACATCTCGGTGTTGTCCTGTACGAGTATCTTGGAGAAGAGTATCCTGAAGTCTTGGGATCAGTTCTTGGAGCTTTAAAAGCTATCGTCAACGTGATTGGTATGACAAAGATGACGCCTCCCATTAAGGATCTGCTTCCACGTCTGACTCCGATTTTGAAGAACAGACACGAGAAAGTGCAGGAGAATTGTATCGATCTTGTTGGTAGGATTGCTGATCGTGGTGCTGAGTTTGTTCCAGCAAGAGAATGGATGAGAATATGTTTCGAGCTTCTTGAAATGCTCAAAGCTCATAAGAAAGGTATACGCCGCGCCACTGTCAACACTTTCGGGTACATTGCCAAAGCCATTGGACCACAAGACGTGCTAGCCACGTTACTGAACAATCTCAGAGTCCAAGAGCGCCAGAACCGTGTTTGCACCACAGTCGCAATCGCCATAGTCGCTGAAACGTGCTCTCCGTTTACCGTCTTACCCGCTTTGGTGAACGAGTACAGAGTCCCAGAGCTCAACGTCCAAAATGGTGTCCTGAAATCCCTCTCTTTCCTCTTCGAGTACATTGGAGAAATGGGCAAGGATTACATATACGCAGTCACGCCGTTGCTCGAAGACGCGCTCATGGACCGAGATTTGGTTCACAGACAAACCGCGGCTTCAGCTGTGAAACACATGGCTTTAGGTGTAGCTGGTCTGGGTTGTGAAGACGCTTTGGTTCACTTGCTTAACTTGATCTGGCCCAACATTTTCGAGACATCTCCTCACGTCATGAACGCTGTGATGGAAGCCATTGAAGGAATGAGGGTTGCGTTAGGTGGAGCAGTTATACTGAACTATTGTTTGCAGGGTTTGTTTCATCCGGCTCGCAAAGTCCGTGAAGTGTACTGGAAGATATACAATTCGCTTTACATTGGTGCTCAGGACACGCTTGTTGCTGCTTACCCGGTCTTTGAGAATGAGCAGACCAATGTTTATAGGCGACCCGAGTTAGCTATGTTCGTCTGA